From Bos taurus isolate L1 Dominette 01449 registration number 42190680 breed Hereford chromosome 29, ARS-UCD2.0, whole genome shotgun sequence, a single genomic window includes:
- the LOC112444847 gene encoding interferon-induced transmembrane protein 1 has translation MIKEEHEVAVLGAPQSQAPLTTTVINIRSDTAVPDHIVWSLFNTIFLNWCCLGFVAFAYSVKSRDRKMVGDITGAQSYASTAKCLNIWALVLGIFLTIGSIVLLIFVYMAAYETALRISRHGGH, from the exons ATGATCAAGGAGGAGCACGAGGTGGCCGTGCTGGGGGCGCCCCAGAGCCAGGCGCCCCTGACGACCACGGTGATCAACATCCGCAGCGACACCGCCGTGCCCGACCACATCGTGTGGTCCCTGTTCAACACCATCTTCCTGAACTGGTGCTGCCTGGGCTTCGTGGCATTCGCCTACTCTGTGAAG TCTAGGGACCGGAAGATGGTCGGCGACATCACTGGGGCCCAGAGCTACGCCTCTACCGCCAAGTGCCTGAACATCTGGGCCCTGGTCCTGGGCATCTTTCTGACCATTGGATCGATCGTTCTTCTCATTTTTGTCTACATGGCAGCCTACGAGACGGCTTTGCGGATCAGTAGACATGGAGGCCACTAG